The following are encoded together in the Monodelphis domestica isolate mMonDom1 chromosome 5, mMonDom1.pri, whole genome shotgun sequence genome:
- the LOC103099367 gene encoding uncharacterized protein LOC103099367, with the protein MLASEELQTKVFSDAEKHGQPRGKLLRRRLRGATDVWRGGGAQRPRPCLGLPGSGFCAEVPSREGKRGPKASAPHPPLPTVQPPLGPGPHPLSFPPDLRTRRLWVPRAVVAAAGLGARARSPPAHAHGFSQERGGGYLRLCAGERRWRQERIFESRQFLSCDLICSGPLRRPSFPLTRKIPSRSREIADDWSRLKSGQENYHSQRPTVNNFIERLNGQNQNLGVPSGG; encoded by the exons ATGCTAGCATCAGAGGAGCTCCAGACTAAAGTGTTCTCCGACGCTGAAAAGCACGGGCAGCCCAGGGGCAAGCTCCTCCGCAGGAGGCTCAGGGGCGCCACTGACGTCTGGAGAGGAGGGGGCGCTCAGCGCCCCCGACCCTGCCTCGGTCTCCCCGGGTCAGGGTTCTGTGCAGAAGTCCCCAGCCGCGAAGGGAAGAGGGGACCCAAAGCCTCGGCTCCGCACCCCCCTCTTCCGACAGTCCAACCACCTCTAGGGCCGGGCCCTCACCCTCTCAGCTTCCCGCCGGACTTACGGACGCGCAGGCTATGGGTGCCTCGTGCGGTGGTGGCTGCAGCGGGTCTCGGAGCTCGCGCTCGCAGCCCTCCGGCGCACGCGCACGGCTTCTcccaggaaaggggggggg GGTACCTGCGCCTCTGCGCCGGCGAACGACGATGGCGGCAAGAGAGAATTTTTGAAAGCCGGCAGTTTCTTTCCTGTGATCTGATTTGCTCAGGGCCTCTTCGCCGGCCGTCTTTTCCGCTCACGCGCAAG ATTCCCTCTCGTTCCCGCGAGATCGCTGACGATTGGTCCCGCTTGAAGTCCGGGCAAGAAAACTACCATTCACAGCGGCCGACTGTCAACAACTTTATTGAGAGACTTAACGGACAAAATCAAAACCTTGGGGTTCCCTCTGGTGGTTGA